From Echinicola jeungdonensis, the proteins below share one genomic window:
- a CDS encoding GlmU family protein: MDKITLFDDSAYRGSLLPFTFTRPVAEIRVGILTIREKWEKHFSTDCTYYTQDYLREKFPLPDGESLFVNGGLCPDQGLVSAIKTLKPDQALWKEGILLASPVDNPKNFNFDNVKESKTAIEYEGDFTLIHKNWHIFQHNALELRKDFVLITTNRKSIGIQDPHTIVYNPEMIFVEEGADIKAAVLNAENGPIYIGKDAQVQEGALIKGPFALCEGSTVNMGAKMRGDSTIGPHSKVGGEVANSVIFGYSNKGHDGFIGNTIIGEWCNLGADTNTSNLKNNYAPVKIWDYTKGGFTNTGLQFCGLMMGDHSKCGINTMFNTGTVIGVGANIFGDGFPRNFIPSFSWGGASGFTTFQIRKFSETAMKVMERRGKSFDDKERQIIQKVFDTSRPYRIWDKEV, from the coding sequence ATGGATAAAATCACACTATTTGACGACTCTGCCTATAGGGGATCTCTTTTACCTTTTACTTTTACCCGCCCAGTAGCTGAAATACGGGTCGGGATATTGACCATTCGGGAAAAATGGGAGAAACACTTTTCCACCGACTGTACTTATTATACTCAGGATTACCTGAGGGAGAAATTTCCTCTGCCTGATGGAGAAAGTTTATTTGTCAATGGAGGATTGTGCCCTGACCAGGGATTGGTGTCAGCTATAAAAACCCTAAAACCTGATCAAGCGCTTTGGAAGGAGGGAATTCTTCTGGCCAGTCCGGTTGATAATCCCAAAAACTTCAATTTTGACAATGTAAAAGAAAGCAAAACTGCTATCGAATACGAAGGGGATTTTACCCTTATCCATAAAAACTGGCACATATTTCAACATAATGCCCTGGAGTTAAGAAAGGATTTTGTCCTGATCACCACCAATAGAAAATCTATTGGTATCCAGGATCCACACACCATTGTATATAATCCTGAGATGATTTTTGTGGAAGAAGGAGCCGATATTAAAGCCGCAGTGCTCAATGCGGAAAACGGCCCTATTTATATTGGGAAAGATGCCCAGGTACAGGAAGGGGCTTTGATCAAAGGTCCATTTGCCCTTTGCGAAGGATCCACTGTTAATATGGGAGCCAAAATGAGGGGAGACAGCACCATTGGCCCCCACTCCAAAGTCGGCGGTGAAGTTGCTAATTCAGTTATTTTCGGCTACAGCAACAAAGGCCATGATGGCTTTATTGGCAATACCATCATTGGGGAATGGTGCAATTTGGGTGCGGACACCAACACATCAAACCTGAAAAACAATTATGCGCCAGTGAAAATCTGGGATTACACCAAAGGTGGATTTACTAATACCGGGCTTCAATTCTGTGGTTTGATGATGGGCGACCATTCCAAATGTGGTATCAACACCATGTTTAATACAGGTACAGTCATTGGGGTAGGTGCAAATATTTTCGGAGATGGATTTCCCAGGAATTTTATTCCTTCCTTTTCCTGGGGAGGAGCATCTGGTTTCACTACTTTCCAAATCAGAAAGTTTAGTGAAACGGCCATGAAAGTTATGGAAAGACGAGGAAAATCATTTGATGATAAAGAAAGGCAAATCATCCAAAAGGTTTTTGATACTTCCCGTCCTTACAGGATTTGGGATAAAGAAGTTTAA
- a CDS encoding type B 50S ribosomal protein L31 has product MKKDIHPNYREVVFYDTSSEYKFLTKSTIETNETITWEDGKEYPLYKVEVSSNSHPFYTGKKMLLDTAGRVEKFNRRYKKK; this is encoded by the coding sequence ATGAAAAAAGACATTCATCCAAATTACAGAGAGGTGGTTTTTTATGACACTTCTAGTGAATATAAATTTCTTACCAAATCCACCATCGAAACCAATGAAACCATTACTTGGGAAGACGGAAAAGAGTACCCACTTTACAAAGTGGAAGTAAGTTCTAACTCCCACCCATTCTACACTGGTAAGAAAATGCTTTTGGATACTGCCGGTAGGGTAGAGAAATTTAACAGAAGATATAAAAAGAAATAA
- a CDS encoding ABC transporter ATP-binding protein → MKTYLRILAYARPFKRHFPIYIIYALLAIIFGLLNFTLLKPLFDVIFEQVDPATLDQYLEKPEFSLTIEYFTHLFNHYFIKVAEEFGKFGTLVYVCIIIVISVFLANLFTYLSGVILAKVRANVIKGMRMHIFDQVSRMHMGYFSHERKGDLMSKMTNDVQEVENSIVQSLRVVFREPVTIIIYFGALFFMSVKLTLFTILIIPISGAIIGGITKRLKKKAVESQESLGRIVNILDETIGGMRVVKAFGARGYVYSKFDRETDRYSQVNISMSRRNELASPISQFLGVSVVAGILLYGGSLVLSNKSNLTASEFLAYIIIFTQVLNPAKEISRAMSNIQRGLASADRIFKVIDTQPEVKEVESPTRISGFKDSVRFNKVDFGYDQHLVLKQIDFTLNKGKTIALVGPSGGGKSTIADLLPRFYDPTGGKVELDGLDIRDYKVGDLRKLIGIVTQESILFNDSVFNNIAFGLSDVSEEQVVEAAKIANAHEFIVQLEKGYQTNIGERGSKLSGGQRQRLSIARAVLKNPPILVLDEATSALDSESERLVQEALTHLMSNRTTLVIAHRLSTIQHADEILVIQNGKIAERGTHKALIQQEGLYKKLSSMQSV, encoded by the coding sequence ATGAAGACATATTTACGCATTTTGGCCTATGCCAGGCCTTTTAAGCGACATTTTCCAATTTATATTATTTATGCATTATTGGCCATTATTTTTGGGCTTTTGAATTTCACCCTTTTAAAGCCCCTGTTTGATGTGATTTTTGAACAGGTAGATCCAGCTACCCTGGATCAATACCTGGAAAAACCTGAATTTTCCCTGACCATCGAATATTTCACTCACCTTTTTAACCATTATTTTATTAAGGTTGCTGAGGAGTTTGGGAAGTTTGGGACTCTTGTTTACGTCTGCATTATCATTGTTATATCGGTATTTTTGGCCAATTTATTCACCTATCTTTCTGGGGTGATTTTGGCCAAAGTCAGGGCCAATGTGATCAAAGGAATGCGGATGCACATTTTTGATCAGGTCAGCAGAATGCATATGGGATATTTTTCCCATGAAAGAAAGGGGGACCTGATGTCCAAAATGACCAATGATGTGCAGGAGGTTGAAAATAGTATTGTGCAATCCCTAAGGGTGGTTTTTAGGGAACCAGTGACCATTATTATTTATTTTGGGGCCTTGTTTTTCATGTCGGTAAAATTGACCCTTTTTACCATATTAATCATTCCCATTTCAGGGGCGATTATCGGTGGCATTACCAAACGGTTAAAGAAAAAAGCGGTGGAAAGTCAAGAATCACTGGGAAGAATTGTCAATATTTTAGATGAAACCATTGGCGGAATGAGGGTGGTAAAGGCTTTTGGTGCCAGGGGCTATGTTTACAGTAAATTTGACCGGGAGACCGATCGTTATTCCCAAGTCAATATCTCCATGTCACGCAGGAATGAATTGGCTTCTCCCATTTCACAGTTTTTAGGGGTTTCAGTGGTTGCCGGGATTTTACTTTACGGAGGTAGCTTGGTCCTCAGCAATAAATCTAATCTGACAGCAAGTGAGTTTTTGGCTTACATTATTATTTTTACCCAAGTCCTGAACCCGGCAAAGGAAATTTCCCGGGCCATGAGCAATATCCAAAGAGGGCTTGCTTCCGCCGATAGGATATTTAAAGTTATCGATACCCAACCGGAGGTCAAAGAGGTGGAATCCCCAACCCGAATAAGTGGATTTAAGGATAGTGTTAGGTTCAATAAGGTTGATTTTGGCTACGATCAACATTTGGTCTTAAAGCAAATTGATTTTACCCTAAACAAAGGAAAAACCATCGCTTTGGTCGGCCCATCTGGAGGGGGGAAATCCACCATTGCAGATCTTTTACCAAGATTTTATGACCCCACCGGAGGTAAAGTTGAGTTGGATGGACTCGACATCAGGGATTATAAAGTGGGGGATTTGCGGAAATTGATAGGGATTGTTACCCAAGAATCTATTCTATTTAATGATTCGGTATTCAATAATATCGCCTTTGGCTTAAGTGACGTTTCAGAGGAACAGGTGGTTGAAGCGGCCAAAATTGCCAATGCCCATGAATTTATAGTTCAGTTGGAAAAAGGTTACCAGACCAATATTGGGGAAAGGGGTAGCAAACTTTCTGGAGGCCAAAGGCAAAGACTGAGTATTGCAAGGGCAGTACTGAAAAATCCACCCATTTTGGTGCTGGATGAAGCAACTTCTGCATTGGACTCTGAATCAGAAAGGTTGGTGCAGGAAGCCCTGACTCATCTTATGAGTAACAGAACTACATTGGTTATTGCCCACCGTTTGAGCACTATTCAGCATGCAGATGAAATTTTGGTAATCCAAAATGGAAAAATTGCGGAAAGGGGAACTCATAAGGCGCTGATCCAACAAGAAGGTTTATATAAGAAACTTTCCTCAATGCAGTCAGTTTAG
- the hemC gene encoding hydroxymethylbilane synthase, which produces MQPIKIGTRGSKLALFQAYHIADLLNAQGIDTEIVKIETKGDKVLDVAISKIGSKGVFTEELEQQLASGQVDIAVHSAKDMPSRLGEGFELIAFTKREKVNDIILSHHEQIDYKNPEKPLVLGTSSTRRVATLKHYYPHIRTTEVRGNLQTRIRKMKEGACDALLLAYAGAHRMGYDGLIRHELSLEEFIPAVGQGTITVEAYKNLDESLKNKIIEATHHYETGYELQAERSFLKVLEGGCSIPVFGLARVDEDHLTLEGGIISLDGEERIQLEVKGSVNDAEKLGADLAHQVLHTGGDKILEEIKKEINHK; this is translated from the coding sequence ATGCAGCCTATCAAAATAGGAACTAGAGGAAGTAAGTTGGCCCTTTTTCAAGCCTACCATATTGCAGATTTATTGAATGCACAGGGTATTGATACTGAAATTGTCAAAATAGAAACCAAGGGGGACAAAGTCCTGGATGTAGCCATTTCCAAAATAGGCAGCAAAGGGGTATTTACAGAAGAACTGGAACAACAACTAGCCAGTGGGCAAGTGGATATTGCTGTACATAGTGCCAAGGACATGCCTTCCAGGCTTGGAGAAGGGTTTGAGCTGATTGCTTTTACCAAAAGAGAAAAAGTAAATGACATCATCCTAAGCCACCATGAGCAAATCGATTACAAAAATCCAGAAAAACCATTGGTACTAGGCACTTCATCTACCAGAAGGGTGGCTACCTTGAAACATTATTATCCCCATATCAGGACGACTGAAGTTCGAGGAAATTTGCAGACCAGAATTAGAAAAATGAAAGAAGGGGCCTGCGATGCCTTGTTATTGGCCTATGCTGGCGCTCACCGGATGGGCTATGATGGCTTGATAAGGCATGAACTTTCCCTGGAGGAATTTATTCCTGCTGTTGGACAAGGAACTATTACAGTAGAAGCCTATAAAAATCTGGATGAGTCGTTGAAGAATAAAATCATAGAAGCCACCCACCACTATGAAACTGGATATGAATTACAAGCAGAAAGAAGTTTCCTAAAAGTCCTGGAAGGAGGATGTAGCATACCCGTATTTGGCTTGGCAAGGGTAGATGAGGATCATTTAACACTGGAAGGGGGAATCATCAGCCTGGATGGAGAAGAACGTATTCAACTGGAAGTAAAAGGCTCAGTAAATGATGCGGAAAAGTTGGGGGCTGACCTTGCCCATCAAGTACTACATACAGGAGGGGACAAGATATTGGAAGAGATCAAAAAGGAAATCAACCATAAATAA
- a CDS encoding ATP-dependent zinc protease family protein: MKKRTIGRREKISLPEWGYRLISAKVDTGAYTNAIHCEYAKENETNGKKVLEFRLLSPQHRLYKDQVFQTTEYSRKKVKNSFGETEIRYKVSTKVLMFGEEFKTEFTLSDRSKMRNAILLGRKMLSGKFLVDVDEVNLSKKHKSSLK; this comes from the coding sequence ATGAAAAAACGCACCATAGGGAGACGGGAAAAAATAAGCCTTCCTGAATGGGGATACAGGCTTATCTCTGCCAAAGTGGACACCGGAGCATATACCAATGCCATCCACTGTGAGTATGCCAAGGAAAATGAAACCAACGGAAAAAAGGTATTGGAATTTCGCTTGCTTTCTCCCCAGCACCGCCTTTACAAAGATCAGGTTTTCCAAACTACAGAATATTCCAGAAAAAAGGTGAAAAATTCTTTTGGGGAAACAGAGATAAGGTATAAAGTAAGCACAAAAGTACTTATGTTTGGGGAAGAATTTAAAACTGAATTCACCCTGTCTGACCGGTCAAAAATGCGGAATGCCATCCTATTGGGCAGGAAAATGCTTAGCGGCAAATTTTTAGTAGATGTGGATGAAGTAAACCTTTCCAAAAAACATAAATCTTCGCTGAAATGA
- the rimK gene encoding 30S ribosomal protein S6--L-glutamate ligase: MRIAILSRNPNLYSTRRLYQAIEKAGHEAMVVDHSLCDLIIEQEGPSIFYKGNKLQNIDAIIPRIGASVTFYGTAVVRQFELMGIFSAVDSQAIVRSRDKLRSLQNLSREGLGMPKTAFTNFSKGGEKHLIERVGGAPLIIKLLEGTQGLGVVLAETRKAGQSVIEAFHGLKARIIVQEFIKEAKGADIRAFVVNGKVVGAMKRQGEEGEFRSNLHRGGKATLIKLSPSERKAALTAAKTMGLAIAGVDMLQSDRGPLILEVNSSPGLEGIEKATGVDVADKIVDYIERSVNKKISKRKIKE; this comes from the coding sequence ATGAGAATTGCCATATTATCCAGAAACCCCAATTTATACTCAACCAGAAGGCTTTACCAGGCAATTGAAAAAGCAGGCCATGAGGCCATGGTAGTAGATCATTCCCTTTGTGACTTGATCATCGAGCAGGAAGGCCCCTCCATCTTTTACAAAGGCAATAAATTACAAAACATTGATGCCATCATTCCTAGAATTGGGGCCTCCGTCACTTTTTATGGTACGGCCGTGGTCAGGCAATTTGAGCTGATGGGAATATTTTCTGCTGTGGACTCTCAAGCCATAGTCAGAAGCCGGGATAAACTCAGAAGTTTGCAGAACCTTTCCAGGGAAGGACTCGGCATGCCCAAAACTGCCTTCACCAATTTTTCCAAAGGGGGAGAAAAACATTTGATAGAAAGAGTGGGGGGCGCCCCTTTGATCATTAAATTACTGGAAGGTACCCAAGGCTTGGGTGTGGTATTGGCAGAAACCAGAAAAGCCGGGCAATCCGTTATAGAAGCATTTCATGGTTTAAAAGCCCGGATCATCGTTCAGGAATTTATTAAAGAGGCCAAAGGAGCAGATATCCGGGCATTTGTGGTCAATGGAAAAGTAGTTGGGGCCATGAAGCGCCAGGGTGAGGAAGGTGAATTCCGTTCTAATCTCCACCGAGGTGGAAAAGCTACCCTGATCAAATTATCCCCTTCAGAAAGAAAAGCTGCATTGACAGCTGCCAAAACCATGGGCCTAGCTATTGCCGGAGTGGACATGCTCCAATCCGACAGGGGCCCTTTGATCCTGGAGGTCAACAGTTCTCCAGGTCTTGAGGGGATTGAAAAAGCCACCGGGGTCGATGTAGCCGATAAAATCGTAGATTACATTGAAAGGTCAGTCAATAAAAAAATTAGCAAAAGAAAAATTAAGGAATAA
- a CDS encoding ATP-binding protein, whose amino-acid sequence MLFSSIPGLEETKAKLVQAIQKNHLAHALLFHGPEGSANLLMALALATYINCENRGESDACGQCGSCQKMKKLIHPDLSFTFPLPGSLLKEDDDGKDKKVNVLSPWREFALQSPYGNLQDWIYHNGFEKKQLNISKAAAKQIIKTVSLKSFEGGYKMILIWMPELMHTAAANALLKVLEEPPEKTLFLMVSTQPERLLTTILSRTQKILVRTYSDEEVKNNLIAEDLCSPEGAQHIAPLANGNMREAYRLAEQVVDENTAKFGDWMRACYNLKIEKIVVWADNFQTFDKEAQKGLLLTGLNVLRECLLQRSQLEVLMRTPPEDKEFIEKFSLNALTENKILRMYQLLNEAHYHLERNANAKILFADLSLNLSRVIRKKETA is encoded by the coding sequence ATGTTATTTTCCTCCATCCCAGGTTTAGAAGAAACCAAAGCAAAACTGGTTCAGGCCATCCAAAAAAACCACTTAGCCCATGCTTTGTTGTTTCATGGCCCTGAAGGTTCTGCAAACTTGCTCATGGCCCTCGCTTTGGCCACTTATATCAATTGCGAAAACCGGGGGGAATCTGATGCCTGTGGGCAGTGTGGATCCTGTCAGAAAATGAAAAAACTGATCCACCCGGACCTTAGTTTTACCTTCCCTCTCCCGGGAAGCCTGCTCAAGGAAGATGACGATGGTAAAGACAAAAAAGTAAATGTCCTTTCACCCTGGAGGGAATTTGCTCTGCAATCACCTTATGGAAACCTTCAGGATTGGATTTACCATAATGGATTTGAAAAAAAACAATTGAACATATCAAAGGCAGCTGCTAAGCAAATTATCAAGACAGTATCTTTAAAATCCTTTGAGGGAGGATATAAAATGATCCTCATCTGGATGCCGGAACTGATGCACACCGCTGCAGCCAATGCCCTGTTAAAGGTGTTGGAAGAACCGCCGGAAAAAACCCTGTTTCTGATGGTCTCCACTCAACCTGAAAGGTTATTGACAACTATTTTGTCCCGTACCCAGAAAATTCTGGTAAGGACCTACTCTGATGAGGAAGTAAAAAACAATTTGATAGCCGAGGACCTTTGTTCTCCGGAGGGAGCACAGCACATTGCTCCTCTTGCAAATGGCAATATGAGAGAAGCATACCGGCTTGCAGAACAGGTAGTAGATGAAAATACAGCAAAGTTTGGTGATTGGATGAGGGCGTGCTACAATCTAAAAATAGAAAAGATCGTAGTTTGGGCGGATAATTTTCAGACATTTGACAAAGAGGCTCAAAAAGGGCTGTTGTTAACCGGGCTTAATGTCCTGCGTGAATGTTTACTTCAGCGCAGTCAATTGGAGGTTCTGATGCGAACACCTCCAGAAGACAAGGAATTTATTGAGAAGTTTAGCCTTAATGCCTTGACGGAAAATAAAATCTTGCGCATGTACCAATTGCTCAATGAAGCCCATTATCACCTGGAGAGAAATGCTAATGCCAAAATTCTATTTGCTGACCTGTCTTTGAACCTGTCAAGGGTGATTAGAAAAAAAGAGACGGCATGA